Proteins from a genomic interval of Zingiber officinale cultivar Zhangliang chromosome 1B, Zo_v1.1, whole genome shotgun sequence:
- the LOC121990314 gene encoding ADP,ATP carrier protein 1, mitochondrial-like, giving the protein MADQINHPTSIQALSGQLLLRSRISQDVLSQRCNLYNPAVYERRFTTVNYLNGAFQTPSVQVASCNNGLPAIVSVSPVFAQAPAEKGFKSFAIDFLMGGVSAAVSKTAAAPIERVKLLIQNQDEMIKAGRLSEPYKGISDCFGRTIREEGALSLWRGNTANVIRYFPTQALNFAFKDYFKRMFNFKKDRDGYWKWFAGNLGSGGAAGACSLLFVYSLDYARTRLANDSKAAKKGGERQFNGLIDVYRKTLQSDGIAGLYRGFNISCVGIIVYRGLYFGMYDSLKPVLLTGSLQDSFFASFALGWLITNGAGLASYPIDTVRRRMMMTSGEAVKYKSSLDAFSQILKKEGPKSLFKGAGANILRAVAGAGVLAGYDKLQLIVFGKKYGSGGA; this is encoded by the exons ATGGCGGATCAGATTAATCACCCAACTTCAATACAGGCATTGTCTGGTCAACTCCTTCTCAGGTCCAGAATTTCGCAAGATGTGCTATCTCAGAGATGTAACTTGTATAATCCTGCTGTGTATGAGAGACGATTTACAACTGTAAACTATCTGAATGGGGCGTTTCAGACACCAAGTGTGCAGGTTGCCAGTTGTAACAATGGGCTTCCTGCTATTGTCTCTGTATCTCCTGTTTTTGCTCAGGCTCCTGCCGAGAAAGGATTCAAGAGCTTTGCTATTGATTTCCTAATGGGAGGAGTTTCTGCTGCTGTTTCCAAGACAGCTGCTGCTCCTATTGAACGAGTGAAGCTCCTGATCCAGAATCAGGATGAAATGATCAAGGCTGGTCGGCTCTCTGAACCTTACAAGGGAATCTCAGATTGTTTTGGCCGAACAAttagagaagaaggtgctttgtcTTTGTGGCGAGGAAACACTGCAAATGTCATTCGTTACTTCCCGACTCAG GCATTGAACTTTGCATTCAAGGATTACTTCAAGCGGATGTTTAACTTTAAGAAAGACAGAGATGGATACTGGAAGTGGTTTGCTGGCAATCTTGGCTCAGGTGGTGCTGCAGGTGCTTGTTCCTTGTTGTTTGTGTACTCTCTGGACTATGCTCGAACTCGCCTTGCGAATGATTCCAAGGCAGCAAAGAAAGGTGGAGAGCGACAATTCAATGGCCTTATCGATGTTTACCGGAAGACCTTGCAATCCGATGGCATTGCTGGATTGTACAGAGGATTTAACATTTCATGCGTCGGGATTATAGTGTACCGAGGTCTTTACTTTGGAATGTACGACTCGTTGAAGCCAGTGCTTCTCACTGGAAGTTTGCAG GATAGTTTCTTCGCGAGTTTCGCTTTGGGTTGGCTGATCACCAACGGTGCTGGTCTTGCATCGTATCCTATTGACACGGTTAGAAGAAGAATGATGATGACATCCGGAGAAGCCGTAAAGTACAAGAGCTCCTTGGATGCATTCTCTCAGATTTTGAAGAAAGAAGGCCCAAAGTCCCTCTTCAAGGGTGCCGGTGCAAATATTCTCCGTGCCGTCGCCGGTGCCGGTGTGCTTGCCGGTTATGACAAACTGCAGTTGATTGTCTTCGGCAAGAAGTACGGATCTGGCGGTGCGTAG